The Equus caballus isolate H_3958 breed thoroughbred chromosome 13, TB-T2T, whole genome shotgun sequence genome includes a window with the following:
- the LYRM1 gene encoding LYR motif-containing protein 1 isoform X6: MTTATRQEVLGLYRRIFRLARKWQAASGQMEDTIKEKQYIVNEARMLFQKNKNLTDTDLIKQCIDECTARIEIGLHYQIPYPRPIHLPPMGLIPLRGRGLRSQEKLRKLSKPVYLQSHDEVS; the protein is encoded by the exons ATGACAACAGCAACACGACAAGAAGTTCTTGGCCTCTACCGCAGAATTTTCAGGCTTGCAAGGAAATGGCAGGCGGCATCAGGGCAGATGGAAGACACCATTAAAGAAAAACAGTACATAGTAAATGAAGCCAGAATGCtgttccagaaaaacaaaaat CTCACGGACACAGATCTGATTAAGCAGTGTATAGATGAATGCACAGCCAGGATTGAAATTGGACTGCATTACCAGATTCCTTACCCAAGGCCA ATTCATCTGCCTCCAATGGGCCTTATCCCACTACGAGGCCGGGGACTTCGAAGCCAGGAAAAATTGAGGAAGCTTTCCAAACCAGTCTATCTCCAGTCTCATGATGAGGTTTCCTAA
- the LYRM1 gene encoding LYR motif-containing protein 1 isoform X3 translates to MTTATRQEVLGLYRRIFRLARKWQAASGQMEDTIKEKQYIVNEARMLFQKNKNVLVQLVSGSASSEDPMTQVTQVRPMRIFRGGAVPYALGSVADHSHRSCALTDTDLIKQCIDECTARIEIGLHYQIPYPRPIHLPPMGLIPLRGRGLRSQEKLRKLSKPVYLQSHDEVS, encoded by the exons ATGACAACAGCAACACGACAAGAAGTTCTTGGCCTCTACCGCAGAATTTTCAGGCTTGCAAGGAAATGGCAGGCGGCATCAGGGCAGATGGAAGACACCATTAAAGAAAAACAGTACATAGTAAATGAAGCCAGAATGCtgttccagaaaaacaaaaat GTCTTGGTCCAACTGGTAAGTGGCTCAGCGTCCTCAGAAGACCCCATGACCCAGGTGACACAAGTCAGGCCAATGAGAATTTTCAGGGGAGGAGCAGTTCCTTACGCCCTTGGGTCTGTTGCCGACCACTCCCACAGGAGCTGTGCa CTCACGGACACAGATCTGATTAAGCAGTGTATAGATGAATGCACAGCCAGGATTGAAATTGGACTGCATTACCAGATTCCTTACCCAAGGCCA ATTCATCTGCCTCCAATGGGCCTTATCCCACTACGAGGCCGGGGACTTCGAAGCCAGGAAAAATTGAGGAAGCTTTCCAAACCAGTCTATCTCCAGTCTCATGATGAGGTTTCCTAA
- the LYRM1 gene encoding LYR motif-containing protein 1 isoform X2 produces MLRHDVRKHVRSRRQMTTATRQEVLGLYRRIFRLARKWQAASGQMEDTIKEKQYIVNEARMLFQKNKNVLVQLVSGSASSEDPMTQVTQVRPMRIFRGGAVPYALGSVADHSHRSCALTDTDLIKQCIDECTARIEIGLHYQIPYPRPIHLPPMGLIPLRGRGLRSQEKLRKLSKPVYLQSHDEVS; encoded by the exons ATGACAACAGCAACACGACAAGAAGTTCTTGGCCTCTACCGCAGAATTTTCAGGCTTGCAAGGAAATGGCAGGCGGCATCAGGGCAGATGGAAGACACCATTAAAGAAAAACAGTACATAGTAAATGAAGCCAGAATGCtgttccagaaaaacaaaaat GTCTTGGTCCAACTGGTAAGTGGCTCAGCGTCCTCAGAAGACCCCATGACCCAGGTGACACAAGTCAGGCCAATGAGAATTTTCAGGGGAGGAGCAGTTCCTTACGCCCTTGGGTCTGTTGCCGACCACTCCCACAGGAGCTGTGCa CTCACGGACACAGATCTGATTAAGCAGTGTATAGATGAATGCACAGCCAGGATTGAAATTGGACTGCATTACCAGATTCCTTACCCAAGGCCA ATTCATCTGCCTCCAATGGGCCTTATCCCACTACGAGGCCGGGGACTTCGAAGCCAGGAAAAATTGAGGAAGCTTTCCAAACCAGTCTATCTCCAGTCTCATGATGAGGTTTCCTAA